The Solibacillus sp. FSL W7-1436 genome window below encodes:
- a CDS encoding CtsR family transcriptional regulator, with translation MRNISDIIEGYLKEVIELEGQGLIEIKRNELAKQFACAPSQINYVINTRFTTEHGYYVESKRGGGGYIRILRVTIHSKKNLLDEMETQIGNAIAQTNAERIIFRLLDEDIITEREASIMKAALDRVTLQVALPLRDELRARIMHAMLQTISFEK, from the coding sequence ATGAGGAATATATCTGACATAATTGAAGGGTATTTGAAGGAAGTTATTGAATTAGAGGGACAGGGACTTATTGAAATAAAGCGAAATGAATTAGCAAAGCAATTTGCCTGTGCTCCTTCCCAAATCAATTACGTTATCAATACACGTTTCACGACCGAGCATGGCTACTATGTAGAGAGTAAGCGGGGTGGTGGCGGTTATATTCGGATTTTGCGTGTAACAATCCACTCTAAGAAAAATTTACTTGACGAAATGGAAACACAAATAGGTAACGCCATTGCCCAGACTAATGCTGAACGTATTATTTTCCGGTTATTGGATGAGGACATTATTACAGAGCGAGAAGCTAGCATTATGAAGGCCGCTTTAGATCGTGTCACATTACAAGTAGCATTACCGCTGCGTGATGAGCTAAGAGCACGTATTATGCATGCAATGCTACAAACGATTTCTTTTGAAAAGTAG
- a CDS encoding DUF4870 domain-containing protein, whose product MESKWSKIIIHASAFFAPFLVPILFFLISSEDEVKRTAIQALLFQVVFGILIAIAGALSVVLIGLPFLLVFLLIFWIAPVIGIVKALSDQHWNYPIVGRWV is encoded by the coding sequence ATGGAATCTAAATGGTCGAAAATCATCATTCATGCCAGTGCATTCTTTGCGCCGTTCCTTGTACCGATTCTGTTTTTCTTAATAAGTTCTGAAGATGAAGTAAAGCGTACAGCAATCCAAGCGTTGCTATTCCAGGTTGTATTCGGAATTCTAATTGCGATTGCAGGAGCTCTTTCTGTAGTATTAATCGGTTTACCATTCCTGTTAGTATTTTTACTTATTTTCTGGATTGCACCGGTCATCGGTATTGTAAAAGCATTATCTGATCAGCATTGGAATTATCCAATTGTCGGTCGCTGGGTATAA
- a CDS encoding acyltransferase, with translation MKFHKGRLKFVLPLSLGVAIASYIMLVNNYAEVGGRDRILIVIGATILTAVISYFLFPQEGDNPKDRGPY, from the coding sequence ATGAAGTTTCATAAAGGACGTTTGAAGTTTGTTTTACCATTGTCTCTTGGGGTGGCGATTGCATCTTATATTATGCTCGTCAACAATTATGCAGAAGTAGGCGGTCGCGACCGGATTTTAATAGTTATTGGAGCAACCATCCTAACCGCGGTTATTTCATATTTTTTATTCCCTCAGGAAGGGGACAACCCGAAAGATAGAGGCCCATACTGA
- a CDS encoding globin-coupled sensor protein — MGILFSRATKVSNKPYFDIANYEQQVNLDVSNYPDLHKQLQLLKLTTEDLAVIKQLEPFAQQVVPVMVEKFYGAVSLSPELVDIIGSSARMERLKGTLTKHLEAMFNCNIDSNYIEERQTIAHVHVKIGLRSKWYIASFQSLMTTFIDFISKITMSNVEMAKAIDAFSKLINFEQQLVIEAYEKEEQRIRTESLEMKYRIVERIQHTAQELTLISDQTNASLQEIASQSEEIASNTTQGLSLVAETENRSTTGTTYLVNQTAIMTNILDRVDTLESSMVKLRQSSKKIAEIVGLVTGIADQTNLLALNASIEAARAGEHGKGFAVVADEVRKLAEETKNAVQNVSHLIKETELSISQMSVSVTSVDEQVKMSVDTQKNLADSFTSITEAVHGIKVQYENTNEDIHAISSVITGLTHTSNNVLTSSDSLLRIVQELHD; from the coding sequence ATGGGTATTCTGTTTTCAAGAGCAACAAAAGTTTCAAACAAGCCTTATTTTGATATAGCCAATTATGAGCAGCAAGTAAATCTGGATGTTTCAAACTATCCTGACTTACATAAACAGCTTCAACTGCTAAAATTAACGACAGAGGATTTGGCCGTGATTAAACAGCTGGAACCTTTTGCACAACAGGTTGTTCCGGTTATGGTGGAGAAGTTTTACGGTGCAGTCAGCTTAAGTCCGGAGCTCGTGGATATTATAGGAAGTTCTGCCCGAATGGAGCGTCTTAAAGGTACTTTAACGAAGCATTTAGAAGCAATGTTCAACTGTAATATCGATTCAAATTATATAGAGGAACGACAAACGATTGCACATGTCCATGTCAAAATCGGACTGCGATCAAAGTGGTATATTGCATCATTCCAATCGTTAATGACAACATTTATCGACTTTATCAGTAAAATTACAATGTCGAATGTAGAAATGGCCAAAGCAATTGATGCTTTTTCAAAACTTATCAACTTCGAGCAGCAGCTTGTGATTGAAGCATACGAAAAAGAAGAGCAGCGCATCCGTACTGAAAGTCTGGAAATGAAATACCGAATTGTAGAGCGAATCCAACATACTGCACAAGAGTTAACACTTATTAGTGATCAGACAAATGCCTCATTACAGGAAATTGCGAGCCAGTCCGAAGAAATTGCTTCCAACACAACACAAGGATTAAGTTTAGTAGCGGAAACAGAGAATAGATCAACGACTGGGACTACATATTTAGTTAACCAAACAGCCATTATGACAAATATTTTAGATCGTGTGGATACACTTGAATCATCAATGGTGAAACTGCGTCAATCATCTAAAAAAATAGCTGAAATTGTAGGATTAGTAACAGGGATTGCCGATCAGACAAACTTGCTTGCATTAAATGCATCCATTGAAGCAGCACGCGCAGGTGAACACGGGAAAGGATTTGCAGTAGTAGCCGATGAAGTTCGAAAGCTTGCTGAGGAAACTAAAAATGCGGTACAAAACGTCTCTCATTTAATTAAAGAAACCGAACTTAGTATTTCCCAAATGTCCGTCTCTGTAACAAGTGTTGATGAGCAGGTAAAAATGAGCGTGGATACGCAGAAAAACTTGGCGGATTCCTTTACTTCGATTACAGAAGCAGTACATGGCATTAAAGTGCAATATGAAAACACGAATGAAGACATTCATGCCATTTCATCTGTTATTACCGGTTTAACACATACATCCAACAATGTGTTAACATCTTCGGATTCATTGCTCCGTATTGTTCAGGAGCTGCATGATTAA
- a CDS encoding acyl-CoA thioesterase: MKNTLPMSFSKSIQTRLVLPPDTNHHQSIFGGKVLAYIDEIAAIAAMKHCQGEVVTASFDSVDFVSSAYAGDMIELEAVVSGTGRTSMEVYVRVVSRNIKTGAKKLTTESFVTMVAIDENGKPKEVPGVEPETDFERHLFETGPIRQEHRKQKRALSKKRRA; the protein is encoded by the coding sequence ATGAAAAATACTCTGCCTATGAGCTTTTCAAAATCTATCCAAACACGATTAGTACTACCTCCTGATACAAATCATCATCAATCGATATTCGGGGGGAAAGTGTTAGCATATATTGATGAAATTGCGGCGATTGCTGCAATGAAACATTGCCAAGGTGAAGTCGTTACTGCTTCTTTTGACTCAGTAGATTTCGTATCCTCTGCCTATGCAGGTGATATGATTGAGTTGGAAGCTGTCGTATCCGGGACAGGTCGTACTTCGATGGAAGTATATGTACGGGTTGTATCAAGAAATATTAAAACAGGTGCAAAGAAATTAACGACGGAATCATTCGTAACGATGGTCGCGATTGACGAAAACGGCAAGCCAAAAGAAGTGCCGGGTGTTGAACCGGAGACGGATTTTGAACGCCATTTATTTGAAACAGGCCCGATTCGTCAGGAGCACCGAAAACAAAAGCGAGCATTATCAAAAAAACGCCGCGCATAA
- a CDS encoding aldehyde dehydrogenase family protein, translated as MKQTKLWINGKWESTNETTELTAPYTGEVLANVAKATAADVERAIEGAHETFQSFKKTTAYERAEILYKVVTIMRERKQELAKILADEAAKPISAGIAELDRTIATYQFAAEAAKQSTGETIPMDAAPGVKDRIGYTKRVPLGVVSAITPFNFPFNLVAHKLGPAFAVGNTVVLKPASQTPLSALAMAEIFKEAGLPDGALQIVTGSGGELSETLVTHPLVKKVTFTGSGAVGLKIKEKVGLRKITLELGSNAALIVEPSTPLEKIMKRGVGGAFGFAGQVCISLQRIYVHTSIYEAFTKLFVEETKKLVVGDPHDEKTDVSAMIHPDEVSRIKSWIEEAKQQGATVAAGAEFTERTCSPTVMTNVKPDMRIVCEETFAPIVSIVPYETLNEAIALVNSSELALNAGIYTNVLTDAMQAAEEIEAGAVIINDIPTFRVDNMPYGGVKMSGYGKEGIKYAVEEMTDLKFITMKLNYE; from the coding sequence ATGAAACAGACAAAATTGTGGATTAACGGCAAATGGGAAAGTACGAATGAAACAACAGAGTTAACAGCACCTTATACGGGAGAAGTGCTTGCAAATGTAGCAAAAGCAACGGCAGCGGATGTGGAGCGTGCCATTGAAGGTGCACATGAAACATTCCAGTCATTCAAAAAAACGACTGCATATGAACGCGCGGAAATTTTATACAAAGTCGTCACGATCATGAGAGAACGTAAACAAGAGCTTGCAAAAATCTTGGCAGATGAAGCAGCAAAACCAATATCAGCAGGCATTGCAGAACTGGACCGTACGATTGCGACTTATCAATTTGCAGCAGAAGCAGCAAAACAAAGTACAGGTGAAACAATTCCAATGGATGCAGCACCAGGTGTAAAAGACAGAATCGGTTATACGAAGCGAGTTCCATTAGGCGTAGTTTCTGCGATTACACCGTTTAATTTTCCATTTAATCTAGTAGCCCATAAATTAGGGCCAGCCTTTGCTGTAGGGAATACAGTTGTATTAAAACCTGCATCCCAAACTCCGTTAAGTGCACTTGCAATGGCGGAAATTTTCAAAGAAGCAGGTTTACCGGATGGCGCATTGCAAATTGTCACAGGCAGCGGCGGGGAATTGAGCGAAACACTTGTCACACATCCTCTTGTAAAAAAAGTGACATTTACAGGTAGTGGTGCGGTAGGCCTAAAAATAAAAGAAAAAGTCGGCTTGCGAAAAATTACTCTAGAGCTTGGTTCAAATGCGGCACTCATTGTAGAACCTTCAACACCGCTTGAAAAAATTATGAAACGTGGCGTAGGCGGTGCATTTGGATTTGCCGGACAAGTATGTATTTCATTGCAACGCATTTATGTCCATACTTCCATTTATGAGGCGTTTACAAAATTATTTGTTGAAGAGACAAAGAAACTAGTTGTCGGAGATCCGCATGACGAGAAAACTGATGTCAGTGCAATGATTCACCCCGATGAAGTCAGCCGTATAAAAAGCTGGATTGAAGAGGCAAAACAACAAGGTGCTACGGTTGCAGCAGGAGCAGAATTTACAGAACGCACTTGCTCTCCAACTGTCATGACGAATGTGAAGCCTGATATGAGAATTGTTTGTGAGGAAACTTTTGCACCGATTGTCTCCATTGTGCCATATGAAACGCTGAACGAGGCAATTGCCCTTGTCAACAGTTCGGAGCTTGCGTTAAACGCGGGGATATACACAAATGTATTAACAGATGCGATGCAAGCTGCTGAAGAAATTGAAGCAGGCGCAGTCATCATTAACGATATTCCGACATTCCGTGTAGACAATATGCCGTATGGTGGCGTCAAAATGAGCGGCTACGGCAAAGAGGGCATTAAATATGCAGTGGAAGAAATGACTGATTTGAAATTCATTACAATGAAGTTGAATTATGAATAG
- a CDS encoding DUF4003 family protein, producing MDRTAFIQLLKNNNERMELFFGSDVQSNARIPLAVQFTFSRETFNGPLFERNVKDIHNQKSKQSFFEFFSTPSNKSVLTYKMLAHFVLYPQPEQELQRVELNEKALLNAGFKSSGYQRIAAIFLMDEAHAKSAKILHDEMKKHHYFLTGKDDIPYAVLLTKKQGDPVKLAETMRKYYDALHSKDFKNGDALQAMTQLLPLYDEEFQPVLVDYVVAMKQSFINSGVKVKKSFYPYLALLALAGATSEVVGEIVEMEHALIKLPMFNEMQAYALMTAAQYVLKNLVENDTLSEFNDSLLFMQALAISDYIGDVPILLAIDILDIFF from the coding sequence ATGGATCGGACAGCTTTTATACAATTACTTAAAAATAATAATGAACGGATGGAGCTATTTTTCGGGTCGGATGTTCAAAGTAATGCCCGGATACCGTTAGCGGTACAATTTACATTTTCACGTGAAACATTTAATGGTCCTTTATTTGAGAGGAATGTAAAAGATATACATAATCAAAAATCCAAGCAATCATTCTTTGAGTTTTTTTCTACACCGTCAAATAAGTCGGTTTTAACGTATAAAATGTTAGCCCATTTCGTATTGTATCCTCAGCCTGAACAGGAGCTTCAGCGAGTAGAGTTAAATGAAAAGGCATTGTTGAACGCAGGATTTAAAAGCAGCGGTTATCAAAGAATTGCAGCCATTTTTTTAATGGACGAAGCACATGCAAAATCAGCAAAAATTTTACATGACGAAATGAAAAAGCATCATTACTTCCTGACGGGCAAAGATGATATTCCATATGCGGTATTACTGACGAAGAAGCAAGGCGACCCGGTTAAGCTCGCCGAAACAATGCGGAAATACTATGATGCATTGCACAGTAAAGATTTTAAAAACGGGGATGCGCTGCAGGCAATGACGCAGCTATTGCCATTGTATGACGAGGAATTTCAGCCTGTATTAGTTGATTATGTAGTTGCGATGAAGCAGTCTTTTATAAATAGTGGCGTGAAAGTGAAGAAAAGTTTTTATCCATATTTAGCTTTGCTTGCTTTAGCGGGGGCTACATCGGAAGTTGTCGGTGAAATTGTAGAAATGGAACATGCACTCATTAAGCTACCGATGTTTAATGAGATGCAAGCGTATGCTTTAATGACCGCTGCCCAGTATGTACTGAAAAATTTAGTGGAAAATGATACGCTATCCGAATTCAACGATAGTCTATTGTTTATGCAGGCTCTTGCGATAAGCGATTATATAGGTGATGTTCCAATTTTATTGGCAATCGATATTCTCGATATATTTTTTTAA
- a CDS encoding DUF779 domain-containing protein: MVERVIATDAALQLIEKLKERHGPIMFHQSGGCCDGSSPMCYPDGDLIVGNQDILLGHIGGSPFYMHKNQYDYWKHTQIIIDVVDGRGGMFSLEGVEGKRFLSRSRAFTKEELNDLQV; this comes from the coding sequence TTGGTTGAACGCGTTATTGCAACCGATGCAGCACTACAATTGATTGAGAAGTTGAAAGAACGCCACGGACCGATTATGTTCCACCAATCCGGGGGATGCTGTGATGGTTCGTCCCCAATGTGCTATCCGGATGGCGATTTAATTGTCGGCAACCAGGATATATTGCTTGGCCATATTGGCGGGAGTCCGTTCTATATGCACAAAAACCAATATGATTATTGGAAGCATACACAGATTATTATTGATGTAGTCGATGGACGTGGTGGAATGTTTTCATTGGAAGGCGTTGAAGGGAAGCGCTTTTTATCCAGATCAAGGGCTTTCACAAAAGAAGAGCTTAATGACCTTCAAGTATAA